A stretch of the Pongo pygmaeus isolate AG05252 chromosome 16, NHGRI_mPonPyg2-v2.0_pri, whole genome shotgun sequence genome encodes the following:
- the LOC129013964 gene encoding putative GED domain-containing protein DNM1P46, producing MYSMDPQLQWQMETTRNLADSYMAIVNKTVWDLMFGVKPKPIMHIMIYNVHAPPHGDHGVHLLRAAVQPVLAWGPEHADGGVSIAGTAV from the exons ATGTACTCCATGGACCCACAGCTGCAGTGGCAAATGGAAACCACCCGGAACCTGGCGGACTCCTACATGGCCATTGTCAACAAGACCGTGTGGGACCTCATGTTTGGTGTGAAGCCCAAGCCCATCATGCACATTATGATCTACAACGTGCATGCACCGCCTCATGGGG ACCATGGAGTTCATCTTCTCCGAGCTGCTGTCCAACCTGTACTCGCGTGGGGACCAGAACACGCTGATGGAGGAGTCAGCATAGCAGGCACAGCAGTGTGA